The Carassius carassius chromosome 28, fCarCar2.1, whole genome shotgun sequence region acacagccattgttggaaagggttcaaatgcACAAAAATGCTATAAAACTAAAGAATTTGTTGGACCTGAagaatttttctgaagaacagcaggcagtttaactgttcaagacaaacaagggactcatgaacaactattattaaacaaaaaaacacagctgTGGATCAATCAAGTAACAACACAATATGACACAGTAGTTTGGacaatgtaaaatatgtaaacatattttatgtgaaatatcttattcaggttagtactaaataaacaataacatgcattttgtgtgatccctcttattttggtaaaataattttgcagattctgcaagATGTATTTAAACTCTTGACTTCAACTGTATTTCAtgtatctaaatatatttgaagtgtactacatttaaaatatattaacttaaaaagttataacattacataaaattataatcaagtacctTACATGTGGCTAAGAAGGTTGGTCAACAAATCAAAATAAGTGTAATGCAAATTGTATGTTTTTACAAAGTATTTATGTGCACTTTTTAAAGTGTGTTAgtctctctttaagtacacttaagtgtctttttatttcattaagattatttcattttctttaagtacagtttaaaatatacagtaaaattgttttatggtgtctttgttacagtgcaattataaatgtaaataataagtaATATTAGCTAGCCACATGTACTTACTATGTGCTTAGGGTTAGAATGAGGGTTTGGTTTGGGGTTAGTTGCATGTAATAATGCTTAATTTGATGTTATCAATAAAGTAAGCACATGTAATTTGAAACAAGGACACCGTAAAATACCAAATATACTTCTAAGAACGGAAGAACACAACAAGTGCACATTCCATACATTTAAGCACTTAGTAAAGtctctcaaaatattttttaaattcctttatttaataatcttttaaatcTGGTTGATCTTGCTAAATGATTTTAGGATTTCtacattcacataaaaacagaatcctaaaacactttttttccctAAACTTTCCCACAGGAGCCCTACCAGGCTCAGCCCATGTACCAGCAGCAGCAGCCATCCATGTACCAGCAGCAGGAGCAGGTTCCATGTGCTTATGAGCTGAAGCAGTTCATTGAATGCGCTCAGACACAGAGCGACCTCAAACTCTGTGAGGGCTTCAGCGAAGTACTGAAACAATGCAAATTCTCCAGCGGTATGTACACAGATGTTGTTAGTGGCACCAGTTTGCAAAATTGTATAATTAAGTCTAGTTCATTAGTCTAgtctatagcacatttaaaaacaacagacaTTGGCAAAAGTGCTTTACATATCAAACATAAGACATACAATCTAAAAACTCTGAAACAATCACAAAATTACATAGAATTAATTACAATCAAATGCAAGAGAGAAGAGATCAGTCTTTAAATTAAGAACTCGGAGGGCCAAAAAAtaacacttcagtcttcagtcCACTCCTTAATATCATTAAAACATGCAAATAGAGATTGTAAGGCTGAATTATCCCCCATTTTTATAGACAGATAAAGCTGTGTATCGTCAATAAAGATGATAATATACATTGTTTCTGACAGATATCAGCCAAAGGAAGCATGTAAATAGAAAATAAGGCTGGACCCAGTATTGATCCTTGTGGAACCCCACACTTCATTTGAGCAGAAGAGGATGTGAAATTTCCTAATTCAACAGAATAAGTTCTCCTAGAGAGATATGAATTAAACCAGTTAAGAGCAATACCTTGGATCCTAGCTCACATTCTTAAGTCCTCCATCAGTATTTTATGTGTTATAGTGTCAAATGCAGCTGTCAAATCAAGTAAAAAATTGCATGCTTTCCCAAATCGACAGCCAAAAACAGATCATTAGACACTTTGAGAAAGTCTGACTCTGTACTGTGCTGGGCTCTAAATCTTGATGGGAACTTATCAAAAGAACCATTTCTATTTAAATTAATAGAAAACTGTTGAAAGACAACCCTCTCCAGAATCTTTGACAGGAAAGACAGTTTTGAAAATGTCTGGTAGTTTTTTAAATCGGATGAATCCAAATGGGATGCAGGATGCCACTCAGTAAACTGGAGTTCACAACTGACAAAAGATCTAGGCCAGTCACGTTTAATACCAGAATAAGGAAACGGGGATGAACAATGTCCAAAGAACACTGAGTGGCTTTCATATGGCAGacttaagccctattcggacgggactagttttacagggggtctttagagaaatctgtgtttcacagacgtacttggtgattttaatcctgTCCGAATCTGCCacatctgtgtttttctcacacaacctctgtgataattccagagcaaattacctactgttttccAGCAAACTccgtgatcctctgagaaaactaatcccgtccgaatgcgaatgtctgtgattgccggtgatattttatttcacaacgcgtttccttgtgtgttttagCCAACGTGAATTACCGTAGACGCTCTTACCGCGCGCATGTTTAAGATATTTGCTTCcaggcaaagaaataataataataataaaaaataataataaaatcaagagccagatcacgtaaactgttaataccggctattgtaatatcagcatcaggtaagattactcacgttcatttatgcactcagttacataatgtttgAAATACAGATGTACcttcatgaaaatgaaacatgggtttagcctactacaaaaaaaaattagtatATATTGTGGAATAATACTAATGGTAATCAATCAGAATGCATATACGCAATGCACGCATACAGAGCGCGTGATCTCTTTGACGCCCAGATGCACAAaacagaccctcccacctctgtaataaacacggagatgttagtcccgtctGAATAGGTACATGAAAATCCcagacgtcaggtggtaagaatcgaaactcaaacgtagtttagaaaactagtcccgtccgaatagggcttaagtCAATGAAATCAGATAATGAAATCAGTTTAAACTCACTTCAATAATGTACTAATGAGGGTGGGATGATATAATCAAGGATAAAGTCTGGGGGTAGAATACTAGCTCTaagaatatcagttttgttaataataaaaaacatgttgTTTGAGTGATATCAAGTCCAGTTGCTAAATCAGGATTTTAAACCGAATCTGTTGTTTTAAATAGCACTTTCAGATTATTAGCAATCTTTCTTATGAGATcagagaaatattttattttttctgctttCCTCCACAATTGTCTGCCTCCAACACCTTTTGAAATAAAGCtagtttaaagggatatttcacccagaaATCATCATTTACTCCGTCATGTCACTCCAAGCCTGTAGGACTTTGTGAACTGTCGATGGAGAGACAGAAATGTCTCTGATGTCATTcataatatcttcatttgtgttctgaacatGAATGAAAGTCTTACGGTTTGCGAATGACGTTAGGGTAAATTATTTTCCGTTTATCGCGAACCATTCTATTTATTCATTCTTTATATTTTCTCTTGTTGCAATATATGGTGTATGTGACACAGTTTTGTTGATTATGTAGTGGACTAGCCTACAACAGTTTGCTTCAACAACATTCCTTTGCTGTATTTTTCAATTATTAATGGATATGGGTTGTATTGTTCTAAAGTAATTAAAAgattgatttctttttttccccacctCCTCCTACAGGACTGTCATAAGGTTTGGATCGGAGACACGAATACGACTGTCCCATAGCCATTCACCGTCTGCTTGCTTCTGGAAAATGATTCCTCTAAAAAATACATCTCAATCAGATATTAGGACCtatgtgaaaaataaaagaagaaatgcTGTGTAACATATGTGATGCATAGTATTTATATATGTggtgatttttcttttctgcttGAGTGACTGTAGAAGAGATCACAATGTGTATTTCTCTGcaggagaatttgtgatattattAAAACAAGTTTAATTCAAATGATTTGGTCTTGAATAGTGAATAAAAGGATCAGAAACATCCCATTGCTCTTTGCTGTAATTTTTTCCCCACAGTGTCTATTCAAGTATAGCATAACTAATGCCTTAATATAGTCATTCATGCAGTTAGCTGACACTACAGTCATCTCAACTTCTGTAATAAGTTTAGATGTTAAATCATCTCCCATATATGTTTGTAGGCAACATTTAAAGGTTtaaatctgtaaagttgcaaagactaaagtctcaaaaccaaagaggttttctttataaaagttaagagtcaatcacacaccctaaaacggctcgttctaacacgcccccacatctctacatcactatgtgggaagatttgcataacagccCAGATGTTCACGatggcgtaccttttattcttgttgtagtattgttgtcgCTGCTTCTGCTGCTGCTATGTCGtatagatgctgtgtgtatcaCTGAatgcgaaactactttgtttggctttccaaaagaggacgatatttgcttcgtcatgcctggagctgatctgtgctggtcGCTCAGGAAATACATCAACATTTTGCACTGAGGATCACCGGAGCGGCTTTGTCCAGTCCGcggtcatcacatgtggttgctgcaAGCTCCTTCGTTGAATCTGCCGGCCGCGCCGTTATCAAGCCCGCCCTCTTCTGCTCACCCAAGACCGTGGCTCACTCTAGCCCAAggaagacatgttcctggatcaacatcttctgatgatcctggatcaacattattgtccaaaaatatagacttaacccaatccctacccctaaacctacaactaacctacccataatttattcctaaaatcgtGGTGAaatatagctgattaacaagagtgtagaagcacctaaccctgattataagcctaaaacagatattttcttaaaagttatatttcaattctgattggttgattggaatgttgttccatgatcaacaaggatgttgtacttggtgaaatcttGCTCACCGCCTCCGGCCTTCACTCACTCAAGGCCATGTGTGACGCGGTTTCGTTGAGAAAACAAACTacttagtttggccttccaaaagaggacacactagaaatcatgtttatatcacgtttacATTGGGGTttaatgtttatgtctcatcgctcaggccggacagggcatcacaatatgttaagggaggtaacatttctgtcacaggcttaaggtattcggccaatcacaacgcactggatagctggccaatcacagctcacctcgcttttcagacgaTGAGCTTAGTAAAACTCAACGCATTTCAGAAGGCGgaacatagaggagaaacaataatgtacagtatgtggaatatAATgcgttttttaaccttaaacggcataaacacatttcattacaccaaatacacaaaataatgctctttttagcaatatcatatgacccctttaaaggtgccatgtgcaaaaatttaggtaaaaatatccaaaaaatgacctacacgcatcaaaagaatgagaagaaataagggcgatgatgtcattaaaagatatcaaccttaattagtattagcattactagccccggcccgacaggtgtcgtaataccagtttcggccatgggaggcggtatgcgggcaacataaccaccagccaacctgcaatacacgaataactcgcacggcttgtgggcgtacttgaacctgatgtcaatcgtgtggaaagtacagcccactacttcatttcagttcagggaagagagcggaaggatgactgaagcccttggcaagagaccaccacccgctacagggaaacaaccgcgctcggtatcacaaatcaaatccgataagaaaaggagccgatcCAGAGTAAACATTGGCACTGCTTtccatcgctggagacaactgatggacctgaaagaaattaggttcgacaccgaacttgcaacatttcttttggattggtaagtaagatgctgttagtatttcgctataAGTTtgctttatatgtttgtgtattttttttcgggttataacatagaaatgtatcgaaggctgttcgataaatgtgctaatgttagcgatgactaaccgtagctgcgtttgataattagctaacaTAACACTTAAATAAcccattttttatatcataactaacctgctctgtctaacttagtctgttggtctccgtgtcctctttgcttcgtggtttttctgtacgtgagaaaattgatgtgtggcgtgaaagcgtatgaaaagagtcaattgcgtgtgtctcacggtgaatgcttgagagttggcagctctggttaagttggttggcgctagcttggtcaacatcagctgtctgatgttgaccaatgatgttgacagaatgctgtctgacaaattaattcaaataatgtgtatatacaactcaaaatgtaatatgaacaaaacgaatatgaacatattcactggtaaaggtgaacgGGAGTAGcctgaagatgtcatgtttcaaaatcacttgacatcacccaacgttcctctggaggcaaaatgtcctcttaggcttcggctatggctctAGGGTTGtagtgaaggtaggggcggagcatagagactatgcagTTTCTCGTtagttactctagagtagaccaattcactttattgaggcatactgcccccatctggtatggaatgtggagtatgtcttgatttttttgccagacatgacagatggcacctttaaataatataaaaaaaatctgttgtgaataaattattgttttagatAATTAATTGATACAGAAATGTAAGTGTGAACTGATTTCGTTCTTATAAGATTGCATAGGCGTAAGTGGTAATATGATATGGGTCTGTCCTGcctttaaccctttcacgcatagtggtcactacagtggacagctattaaaaaaggtaggtaaaaaaaatattgcagcataaagcaatatctaatgagtcatatcacagtaaaattttcccagttttgattttagattgagagaaaactctgattaatcacatgtccactgtagtggacgtcatgcatgcaatggctatatttcagctacaattcataattataatgtgaatattgtttttgaaatttaaaacttaaaaacttaatatgcattgactttttctactgtaaataaatgtatttgtattattagaatgtaattttcattgacatcaaaagtcatgtgattacataatgtatgacacttgtaatgcattactttactcataacatcaaaaagtaatctgattatgtaatgcatgttacttgtaatgcgtttcctttctcataacatcaaaaagtaatctgattatgtaatgtgcgttattgtaatgcgtttttttactcataacatcaaaaagtaatctgattacgtaatgcatgttacttttaatgcgtttctttactcataacatcaaaaagtaatctgattacataatgcatgttacttgtaatgcgtttctttactcgttacatcaaaaagtaaataTGATTCCAAATACATAGAATGTGCATGCATCATATAACAGCCAAATAGAAATGTGTTTCATTAGAGTCTCCTTTGATATTGTGTTGTCATACATAGAGGTATGTGGAACCCCAGGCTATCTAGCCCCAGAGATTATCGAATGCTCTATGGATCCTCACCACCAAGGTTACGGGACCGCCGTTGATCTATGAGTACACGCTCATATATTAGAAATAGACTTATAAGAGCTCAGTCTTGACGACCAACCAATTTAAATTCTACTTCTAAGTAGGGTTGAGAAATGGCACCGGTTCTTGTGTTTTTCAGCTGGAGCGCAGGGGTGATTTTGTACACCCTTCTTGCAGGTTCTCCTCCTTTCTGGCACAGGAAGCAGATGCTAATGCTGCACATGATCCTGGTGGGAAGCTACCAGTTCACCTCTCCGGAGTGGGACGACCGTTCAGACACTGTCAAAGACCTGGTGCGTCTGTAGCAGATCTGGGATTATCAAAGTAGTGGAATTAAACTTTAGCAGCCAATGAATAAAGCCTACAATAGATCCGCTAACCTGCCCTGCGAACTCTCTCAGATCTCCAGGTTGTTGGTGGTGAATCCTGAGGCACGTTACACTGCCAAAGATGCCTTAAACCACCCTTTCTTCCAGCAGTATGTGGTCGCAGAGGTGCGACATTTCAGCCCCTACAGGAAGTTCAAGGTGGGGCCTATATAACTGAGAATAATATGTAGTTATTACCAATAAACAAACCAGAGGAAAacatcatttttgaatgaatcggcTGAGCGAATGATTCAATGATCTATCGATAAAACCAGTTACTTGGATTGTTCTGGATAGCcattttgaatgaattggttgaatgaatgattcaatgtctCTCTTATTAAGACAACcagttgtagtttttaaaagtaAGCTTTTTAAGTAAGTTTTTAAGTAAGAACTTGACAGAAAAGATGACAAATACAGAAAAGGTTTGTCTTTATAATGGTTAAAATTGTCCCAATGTAAATCCATGTAGGTTTATTGCAAACACTTGTGTTTTTCAGGTGATCTGCTTGACAGTTTTGGCAGCAATGCACATTTACTGCAATTATCGCCGTGCCAAGCCAGTTACCAAAGAAGTGATCAAGAGCGACCCCTATGCAGTAAAGCCTATCCGCAAGCTCATCGATGCCTGTGCGTTCAAGATTTATGGACACTGGGTAAAGAAGGGCCAGACACAGAACAGAGCTGCCCTGTTTGAGAACAGTCCAAAAGCTATCTTGCTTTCTCTAGCAGCAGAAACAGAAGATTCATCTCTCCGAatgatgtaatgtaatatatgtaaAGCACACTACTGAAAACTATAGAGGATAGTATGTTCAAGAAATGGTTAATACCTCATGCTGCGTGACATCGATAGGAGAGCAAATCTACACTTTCATTTCAGTTGCATAAATTGTTCCAACTTTTAAATGCTCTTACTGAAACTGCACTGAACCTGGACACCTGAAGTTCTCATGATAATTCAGGTCGTGtttatttattctaatatatgataaattatttgaaatattaaaacaaaacaaaaatatcaaatatctttttttttcttgaacacCATGTTGTCATATCTGAACCTAACTGCCTGAGTTTGTAGGTGCTCTGAACTGGCTCACTCGTGTTTGACCTGGTGAGAAGGTCCAGGGtttggctagaagggatacagctaaaACCGAAGCTAACAATAAACTAAAttcctattagattgtgttttattaacgtctataccgcaaccctaaacctacccttacagtaatgcaaaaaTGGCAATTATTGTTGTACAGAGTGACAACAATTACgctatattgatgtgcgcatgcccagtaggtttatctgtatcccttctagccttaaccAAGGTCCAGGCTGTCCATGTGTTTCTCCACATTGGTGGGTTATTATTATCCAAGGGATAAAACCCAGGGCTGCACAGTGATGCTCCAGACATCTGTTTCTCAGCCCATCGTGAAGGTCAACGGGTTGTGCACAGAGATACAGGAGGAGTATCTCCTCGGGTACTCACCAAACCTGCTCTTTGGGAAACCTCAGTCAAGTAACATGGTACATGGTAAGTGTACTTCTGGCTGAATCATGTAACCACACTCACCTTCAAACTACTATGTGCACAGTTCCTGAAAAATCATCCCTATTCAAATCATTCTCCTCATTTCTTTTAAAGCTGAAATCTGAAGTATATGTAtactgtttatattatatatatattccctaatgtccactttttttaaagttattaaatGCAGTTTGAATTTAAGAATACTtgaccaattttttattttattttttaacagtttttgacCTCTGGTTTGAAAACATTAATGATTACACAGTATTTTTACATCCATAAATGACCGAAAGCAACACACTATATCATTGGCCGTTACAGGGACAGGGGCTCAATGATCAGAGAGCATTAGTGACATGGTCCTGAATATTGTTAGGCAGTATCTAGTAACTAGTTGCAGTAATAATATTACTCTTTGCAGTAAATAGTACTAATAAGCTTTgagtaataatattacagttattatcCAAAAAACAGCTAGTTAGTTACTTTCGATAATTCAATAATTCCTAGATTTATTTTCATTCAGATTTCACAACTTGCACAGGCAGGCTCATGAAGTCACCAGTGGAATATGAAAAAGCTTACATTCATTGGATGGAATTATTGCCGTTACATTGACTTTGTCAAAGATGATCTGAACACAGATGTGTAATTTGTGGCATTCTGGAAGTTGTAGAATTACTTTACTCTGGCATGACATGGCTTGCCCATCAACATCACTCTGATCCTGATATAAACTGTAGAAAATCTTTTTTGAGAATGAAACATTTTCTTATGAACTTGTaagatttattttgataaaatacatAATGGAATGTAATTTTATATTGGTATAACAGAAATGATAGCTACAAAACCACTGAGTGTTGTAATAGCCTTACTTCTGACTGATTCAGTGTGGATCTTTGTCTAATGATGAGGCAGAAATATGTTGTTAATAACATTTTAGAAGAATTTTAAGGGGATATGCAACTTATGTGGTTCGTGAAAGAAatgaaaatagtgtaattatcccATTTAATCCCACGATcgtaaaaaaggttttaatttataaagctctaaaaaccttactgactgatTTTTCATTGCACTTTCTGCAAGTATGAAAAAATAAAGGGTCTCAATTAAACGTGCAGTTTCACGTGATTAGTGCAAActgtcacatgaccagagcagcTTGTTTCCTGTTTGCACCTTGAGAAGATGATGGCTCTAACACTAAAGACTAGTAAAGTgtcttaacataaatatatgacaATGAGTTTTGGTACACATGATCTTTAGGGTGTCTAGTATTAATATATCCATTTACATATATTcagttttgttgagtgtggtcaTAGAATGAGTAAACATGTTAATGGTCACAGTAGTGACCGCTGGGATTACAGTGAATTTAGGTGTACAATATAAATCCGACTGCAGTTGctaatgaaaatgacaataaaatattgcaatgacaaaatattgcactaaattaaaaattcaaatgttacaaaacatttacaataattattttttaatactcaAAGCATTTGATGTTatatttgacaaaataaaaatttttgaaATGCGGTTATGTATGaatctttttatttatgtatttattgatttatttatctcAGTGTTCCTATCAATGTTGCaaaagtttttcttttaatgCATAATAGTAACCCTAGAATGCgatcaaacagtttaaaatagctggGCTAAGATCTAAACATTTTTATGACAGCAGAAATATGTTATATTATCGCACgaacataaaacacttttttttcacacacttttccaaaaaaattaaaattcaaaaaaTAATATTGATTATTTCAAAGGGTTACTAATGACACATAATTTGGATATTTTGATGTCTTAGGAAAATTTTGGGATTAAACGGGCTAATTTCTATTTccaaaaagtaatatttaataatataactttTGAAGGAGTAACTTGTAATGagtaatatataacatttttgagTAACTAGCCCAACACTGGTCCTGAAACTATAGTGAAATGTTGATTTTGTAAACACTTCGACCAGTCAGTTGGTTCATTCTGATTAAATGGAATGTATGCAGACCAGTGACGCAAACCGTTTTAGCTGCAAGATTTGAAAGAACTCATTAATATATATCACATTACGCGAGACGCTTCTAAAATATTAATGAGGTTACGTGACGCTATAGAGAGACGTCAGCACGTCAAATTTAATATTCATGAGACAAGC contains the following coding sequences:
- the LOC132108494 gene encoding phosphorylase b kinase gamma catalytic chain, skeletal muscle/heart isoform-like → MAPVLVFFSWSAGVILYTLLAGSPPFWHRKQMLMLHMILVGSYQFTSPEWDDRSDTVKDLISRLLVVNPEARYTAKDALNHPFFQQYVVAEVRHFSPYRKFKVICLTVLAAMHIYCNYRRAKPVTKEVIKSDPYAVKPIRKLIDACAFKIYGHWVKKGQTQNRAALFENSPKAILLSLAAETEDSSLRMM